In Cervus elaphus chromosome 3, mCerEla1.1, whole genome shotgun sequence, the following proteins share a genomic window:
- the LOC122682073 gene encoding tastin isoform X5 — MDLGGVLMTTFQARKDPLLRGVSPTPSKIPVRSQRRPPLPTVKPSAVDQENQDPRRLGQKLSIQRPLADSAGPRLKATCQTEQSEKLVGSPQLRNPLEELRPSHGGQNVGPRPPPQTEGPGTIEFVADPAALATILSGEGVKSCRLGRQPSLAQRVLVRGSQGGTIRRGQDARASAYLAPRTPTHRLDPVRASCFSRLEGPGPRGRTLCPQRLEALIPPLGSSSHPSAPPCLQELRRETSGSSKTSVSQALGSLLEQPVQPASSLPEGEPEVVTQSDEGGGGPLGLAQRVPLKETRDKTHTRDGCDSCLMPSPGQAVPPAITRPSPFGRAQRVPSPGPSAPVCICSYWGLGKGRTVWLGSLLVSICPCLATPISPQISYSVLRRLATRPKTQFTPLPSASRVQQARGLSGLSPQPCPEESALPWRISILQQLLRQEVEGLAEGKCAPLNGSSSLDMVELQPLLAEISRTLNAPEKVPEAFHLPGLLQHPELPKPYFPEECGEPEPCPGAKPEVAPPCPPAEPGPPESCLGRRPEKPEPSTQEQPEASEPSPPVEPGPLQACPQGQVGLPEPSTTVDPGVSEACSLELRNPESSSQPRTSQWAPATTSLTFSSQRPLCASPRIRSLQSLKLSPGPTGPSHPAPRTMALRQRLKACLTAIHGFHEACLDDECAFYTSRAPPSGLTRVCTNPVAMMLEWQDALCFIPVGSAAPQDSPS; from the exons ATGGATTTGGGCGGAG TCCTCATGACCACCTTCCAAGCCAGGAAGGATCCTCTCCTCCGGGGTGTATCTCCCACTCCTAGCAAGATTCCCGTTCGCTCTCAGAGACGCCCACCTCTCCCCACAGTCAAACCCAGCGCCGTGGACCAGGAGAACCAAGATCCAAGg AGATTGGGGCAGAAGCTCAGTATTCAGCGCCCTCTCGCAGACTCAGCAGGCCCCAGGCTGAAAGCCACATGTCAGACAGAGCAATCTGAGAAATTGGTGGGGAGCCCTCAGCTCCGGAACCCCTTGGAGGAGCTCAGGCCTAGCCATGGGGGTCAAAATGTGGGCCCTAGGCCACCTCCCCAGACAG AGGGTCCAGGGACCATAGAGTTTGTGGCTGACCCTGCAGCCCTGGCCACCATCCTGTCAGGTGAGGGGGTGAAGAGCTGTCGCCTGGGGCGCCAGCCCAGTCTGGCTCAGAGAGTACTGGTTCGAGGGAGCCAGGGAGGCACCATCCGGAGGGGTCAG GATGCCCGGGCCTCTGCATATTTGGCCCCCAGAACCCCTACCCATCGACTGGACCCTGTCAGGGCTTCCTGCTTCTCAAGGCTGGAGGGACCAGGGCCTAGAGGTCGAACCTTGTGTCCCCAGAGGCTGGAGGCTCTG ATTCCACCTTTAGGATCTTCCTCTCACCCCTCCGCTCCTCCCTGTTTGCAGGAACTAAGAAGAGAGACCAGTGGCAGCAGCAA GACTTCAGTGAGCCAGGCCTTGGGATCCCTTCTGGAGCAGCCTGTGCAGCCTG CTTCCTCTCTGCCTGAAGGAGAACCTGAAGTTGTCACTCAGTCAGATGAAGGAGGAGGCGGCCCCCTCGGCCTGGCCCAGCGGGTACCATTAAAAGAAACCCGAGATAAAACCCACACCAGG GACGGCTGTGACTCCTGCCTGATGCCCTCCCCTGGCCAAGCAGTGCCACCTGCCATCACCCGGCCATCACCCTTTGGACGGGCTCAGCGTGTACCATCCCCTGGCCCCTCAGCTCCAGTTTGTATCTGCAGCTACTGGGGGCTGGGCAAGGGCAGAACAGTCTGGCTGGGATCCCTGCTGGTCTCGATCTGTCCCTGCTTAGCCACCCCCATCTCTCCCCAGATCTCATATTCAGTGTTGCGGCGTCTCGCCACCCGCCCCAAAACCCAGTTCACACCACTCCCATCAGCCTCCAGAGTTCAGCAG GCCCGAGGGTTGAGTGGCCTCTCCCCTCAACCTTGCCCTGAAGAGTCTGCCCTGCCCTGG CGCATCAGTATCCTGCAGCAGCTTTTGCGGCAGGAAGTGGAGGGGTTGGCAGAGGGCAAGTGTGCCCCCCTTAATGGAAGCTCCTCTCTGGATATGGTGGAACTTCAGCCCCTGCTGGCTGAGATTTCTAGAACTCTGAATGCTCCTGAAAAAGTACCTGAGGCTTTTCACCTTCCTGGACTGTTACAGCACCCTGAGCTGCCAAAACCCTACTTTCCAGAGGAGTGTGGGGAGCCAGAGCCCTGCCCTGGAGCAAAGCCTGAGGttgccccaccctgccctccagcTGAGCCAGGCCCCCCAGAGTCCTGCCTTGGGAGGAGGCCTGAGAAACCAGAGCCCTCCACCCAAGAGCAGCCTGAGGCATCAGAGCCCAGCCCTCCAGTAGAACCTGGACCCCTTCAGGCCTGCCCCCAGGGGCAGGTAGGACTCCCAGAGCCCTCCACTACCGTAGATCCGGGGGTATCAGAAGCCTGCTCCCTGGAACTCAGAAATCCAGAGTCCAGCTCACAGCCCCGCACCAGTCAGTGGGCTCCAGCGACCACCAGCCTGACCTTCTCCTCCCAGCGCCCACTTTGTGCCAGCCCCCGTATCCGCTCACTCCAGTCTCTGAAGCTCTCACCAGGCCCGACAG GTCCCAGCCATCCGGCCCCTCGGACCATGGCCCTGAGGCAGCGCCTCAAAGCATGTCTGACCGCCATCCACGGCTTCCACGAGGCCTGCCTGGATGATGAGTGTGCCTTCTACACCAGCCGAGCCCCTCCCTCAGGCCTCACCAGGGTCTGCACCAACCCCGTGGCCATGATGCTGGAATGGCAGGATGCCCTG TGTTTTATTCCAGTTGGTTCTGCTGCCCCACAGGATTCTCCGTCATGA